The proteins below are encoded in one region of Marinitoga litoralis:
- a CDS encoding response regulator yields MEKFLIIDDSNTSREYLKYCFNEFSDYVEIFFAENTLKANIILEKEDISLIFLDWNLPGESGIEFIDILKFNEKTKDIPIIMITGEKYNKENVLLAVKKGIYDFIVKPFSKTTILSRSLSFLLKALNIKINIYSQNDELIDVLNKISKKINQPINILNELNNIDNKDLIFIEFDYYLKYIDLLKNSPLVIFVKDKNNNLEKLIGNVHIVYELSEKEILNNLVNLLLKTFSKKEILVISESNTIRKIIKAIGEKLNYNIVEANNFLEGYRYLFNNYKNLYSIFIDYDNFEDLRNFLMKISDNIFFNDIKINILSSEFSPQILQNLSNIKINNFILKPFNLDTLIKKILV; encoded by the coding sequence ATGGAAAAATTTCTAATTATTGATGATTCAAACACCTCAAGAGAATATTTGAAATATTGTTTTAATGAATTTTCTGATTACGTAGAAATTTTTTTTGCAGAAAATACATTAAAAGCTAATATTATATTAGAAAAAGAAGATATTTCTTTAATATTTTTAGATTGGAATTTGCCTGGCGAAAGTGGAATTGAATTTATAGACATACTTAAATTCAATGAAAAAACAAAAGATATACCTATTATCATGATAACAGGAGAAAAATACAATAAAGAAAATGTTTTATTAGCTGTAAAAAAAGGTATTTATGATTTTATAGTTAAGCCATTTTCAAAAACAACTATTTTATCTAGATCTTTATCTTTTTTATTAAAAGCATTAAATATTAAAATAAACATTTACAGCCAAAATGATGAATTAATTGATGTCCTTAATAAAATCTCTAAAAAAATAAATCAACCAATAAACATATTAAATGAATTAAATAATATTGATAATAAAGATTTAATTTTTATAGAATTTGATTATTATCTTAAATATATAGATTTACTAAAAAATAGTCCTTTAGTTATTTTTGTAAAGGATAAAAATAATAATCTTGAAAAATTAATAGGAAATGTTCACATTGTATATGAATTATCTGAAAAAGAAATATTAAATAATTTAGTCAATCTTCTACTAAAAACTTTTTCTAAAAAAGAGATCTTAGTAATTAGTGAATCTAATACTATTAGAAAAATCATTAAGGCTATTGGAGAAAAATTGAATTATAATATTGTTGAAGCAAATAATTTTTTAGAAGGATATAGATATTTATTCAATAATTATAAGAATTTATATAGTATTTTTATAGATTATGATAATTTTGAAGATTTAAGAAATTTTTTAATGAAGATAAGTGACAACATTTTTTTTAATGACATAAAAATAAACATTTTAAGTTCTGAGTTTTCTCCACAAATTTTACAAAATTTATCAAATATTAAAATAAACAATTTTATTTTAAAACCTTTTAATTTAGATACTTTAATCAAAAAGATATTAGTTTAA
- a CDS encoding mechanosensitive ion channel family protein, with the protein MEIFHSFLNNETGKKIIYSIIVFIIIYILKLLNTKLIVENIKDTKSKYYWNKTSNYILVLIGVLGIGRIWISGFQSISTFLGLFSAGLAIALREIIINFAGWLYIISKKPFSIGDRIEIGNFAGDVIDISVLNFTILEIGNWVEADQSTGRIVHIPNGIIFNQNLANYTKEFKYIWNEVPVLVTFDSNWKKAKDILLKIAFKHTENLNKDAEEKLKKAAAKYMIYYTHLTPIVYTSVKDSGILLTIRYLCDPRKRRSTSHNIWEDILNEFYKHNDIDFAFPSQSIYLKPPKDSL; encoded by the coding sequence ATGGAAATATTTCATTCTTTCTTAAACAATGAGACAGGCAAAAAAATAATATACTCTATTATTGTTTTTATTATTATTTATATTCTTAAATTATTAAATACAAAATTAATTGTAGAAAATATTAAAGATACAAAATCAAAATATTATTGGAATAAAACTTCCAATTATATATTAGTTTTAATTGGAGTTTTAGGAATTGGTAGAATTTGGATAAGTGGATTTCAATCTATTTCTACATTTTTAGGTTTATTTTCTGCTGGTTTAGCAATTGCTTTAAGAGAAATTATTATAAACTTTGCTGGATGGTTATATATTATTTCAAAAAAACCGTTTTCTATTGGAGACAGAATAGAAATCGGCAATTTTGCTGGTGATGTGATTGATATTAGTGTTTTAAATTTCACCATTTTAGAGATAGGCAATTGGGTTGAAGCCGATCAAAGTACTGGTAGAATAGTTCATATACCAAATGGTATTATTTTTAATCAAAACTTAGCTAATTATACAAAAGAATTCAAATATATTTGGAATGAAGTACCCGTTTTAGTGACATTTGATAGCAATTGGAAAAAAGCTAAAGATATATTACTTAAGATAGCTTTTAAACATACAGAAAATTTAAATAAAGATGCAGAAGAAAAATTAAAAAAAGCTGCAGCAAAATATATGATATATTATACACATTTAACCCCTATAGTTTATACAAGTGTTAAAGATAGTGGAATACTTTTGACTATACGATATTTATGTGATCCTAGAAAGAGAAGAAGTACATCTCATAACATTTGGGAAGATATTTTAAATGAATTTTATAAACATAATGATATTGACTTTGCATTTCCAAGTCAATCGATATATTTAAAACCGCCTAAAGATTCACTTTAG
- a CDS encoding aspartate ammonia-lyase, protein MRIEKDIIGEEEIPDDVYYGIHTYRALKNFPNTGEKLNNSFIWAFFMIKKAAAILNFELGFLNENEKDAIVQSCDEWELLKKHIVVDPLSGGAGTSINMNFNEVIANRATEILGGKKSEYIIDPLDKVNMHQSTNDVFPTAGKIAIIKELRELVENVIKLQDSIQVKEKEYIKIRKIGRTQLMDAVPMLLGQEFGAWADALSRDRWRLYKVEERIRSVNIGGTAIGTGIAAPKEYILKIVNKIREITKIGIAKAENLIDATQNLDVFSEVSGLLKSLAVNLIKISNDIRILGSNAVNEIILPKVQAGSSIMPGKVNPVIPEYVIQLSTSVISFDNLITYASSMGNLELNHLTPMIIHYTLKSLDFLKKATYSLRNYIELIQPNEEKCHENLVKSFTLVTPLIEIFGYNEVSEALKENNFNIENTVKDLSEKKNLKFEEIMNKIKSNKAAGLGYRLK, encoded by the coding sequence GTGAGAATTGAAAAAGATATAATTGGTGAAGAAGAGATTCCTGATGATGTGTATTATGGTATTCATACCTATAGAGCATTAAAAAATTTTCCTAATACAGGTGAAAAATTAAATAATAGTTTTATTTGGGCTTTTTTTATGATAAAAAAAGCGGCAGCTATTTTGAATTTTGAATTAGGATTTTTAAATGAAAATGAAAAAGATGCTATTGTTCAATCTTGCGATGAATGGGAATTATTAAAAAAACATATAGTAGTTGATCCACTAAGTGGTGGAGCAGGTACATCTATTAATATGAATTTTAATGAAGTAATTGCAAATAGAGCTACAGAAATATTAGGCGGAAAAAAATCTGAATATATTATTGATCCACTGGATAAGGTAAATATGCACCAATCAACTAATGACGTATTTCCTACAGCAGGTAAAATAGCAATTATAAAAGAGTTAAGAGAATTGGTAGAAAATGTAATTAAATTGCAGGATTCAATACAAGTTAAAGAAAAAGAATATATTAAAATAAGAAAAATAGGTAGAACACAATTAATGGATGCAGTTCCTATGCTATTAGGGCAAGAGTTTGGAGCATGGGCAGATGCTTTAAGTAGAGATAGATGGAGATTATATAAAGTTGAAGAGAGAATAAGAAGTGTGAATATTGGAGGTACAGCTATAGGTACAGGAATAGCTGCTCCAAAAGAATATATTTTAAAAATAGTAAATAAAATTAGAGAAATAACAAAAATTGGTATTGCAAAGGCAGAAAATTTAATAGATGCAACTCAGAATTTGGACGTGTTTTCTGAAGTGAGCGGATTATTAAAATCTTTAGCTGTAAATTTAATAAAAATATCTAATGATATAAGAATATTAGGTTCAAATGCTGTCAATGAAATTATATTACCCAAAGTGCAAGCGGGGAGTTCTATAATGCCAGGCAAGGTAAATCCTGTTATACCTGAATATGTAATACAATTATCAACTAGCGTCATATCATTTGATAATTTAATAACGTATGCATCAAGTATGGGTAATTTAGAATTAAATCATTTAACACCTATGATAATTCACTATACTTTAAAATCATTAGACTTTCTAAAAAAGGCAACATATTCTCTAAGAAATTATATTGAATTAATTCAACCAAATGAAGAAAAATGTCATGAGAATTTAGTTAAGTCATTTACACTAGTTACACCTTTAATAGAAATATTTGGATACAATGAAGTATCAGAAGCTTTAAAGGAGAATAATTTTAATATAGAAAATACAGTAAAAGATTTATCAGAAAAGAAGAACTTAAAATTTGAAGAAATAATGAATAAAATAAAATCAAACAAAGCAGCAGGATTAGGATACCGCCTAAAGTGA
- the hydF gene encoding [FeFe] hydrogenase H-cluster maturation GTPase HydF: protein MASAMKGYRKYIAITGKRNVGKSTLINAILNQDIAITSDVPGTTTDPVYRTMELVPLGPVTIVDTPGIDDEGLVGEKRIQKANKAMYKADIALLVVADIMSEYEKKLIDEFNKLNIPFLIVINKIDELKNLNEIRKSYSEYDYIEISAKEKKNIEILKEKMAKILPEEEEVPLVADLIEPGQLIVLVVPIDLGAPKGRLIMPQVTAIREILDREAIAVVTKERELRHTLEKLNQKPDLVITDSQSVMKVVSDIDFDIPLTTFSILEARHKGDLKVLSEGIKAIESLKENDKVIIMEGCSHRPLTEDIGRVKIPRWLTNHLGINLNIEFFAGTEFPDYDIVKDAKLIIHCGGCTLTRKSMIRRINIANMYNIPIVNYGVIISYLHGVLDRALDIFPELKKV from the coding sequence ATGGCTTCTGCAATGAAAGGGTATAGAAAATATATAGCAATAACAGGGAAAAGAAATGTTGGGAAATCTACTTTAATAAATGCAATATTAAACCAAGATATAGCAATTACTAGTGATGTGCCTGGAACTACAACTGATCCAGTATACAGAACAATGGAATTAGTACCACTTGGCCCCGTTACAATTGTTGATACACCAGGAATAGATGATGAAGGATTAGTTGGAGAAAAAAGAATACAAAAGGCAAATAAAGCTATGTATAAGGCAGATATTGCATTATTAGTAGTTGCTGATATTATGTCCGAATATGAGAAAAAATTAATAGATGAGTTTAATAAACTGAATATTCCTTTTTTAATTGTAATTAATAAAATAGATGAATTAAAAAATTTAAATGAGATTAGAAAATCATATAGTGAATATGATTATATTGAAATTTCTGCAAAAGAGAAAAAAAATATAGAAATATTAAAAGAAAAAATGGCTAAAATTTTACCTGAAGAGGAAGAAGTTCCTTTAGTAGCTGATTTAATTGAGCCAGGGCAATTAATAGTATTAGTAGTTCCAATAGATTTAGGCGCACCAAAAGGAAGATTGATTATGCCACAAGTTACAGCGATAAGGGAGATATTAGATAGAGAGGCAATTGCTGTAGTTACAAAAGAAAGAGAATTAAGACATACATTAGAAAAATTAAATCAAAAGCCAGATCTTGTAATTACTGATTCTCAAAGTGTAATGAAGGTTGTATCTGATATTGATTTTGATATTCCACTTACAACATTTTCTATATTAGAAGCTCGACATAAGGGTGATTTAAAAGTATTATCAGAAGGAATAAAAGCTATAGAAAGTTTAAAAGAAAATGATAAAGTAATAATAATGGAAGGATGTTCTCATAGACCATTAACTGAAGATATAGGTAGAGTAAAAATACCTAGATGGCTTACAAATCATTTAGGTATTAATTTAAACATAGAATTTTTTGCTGGAACAGAATTTCCTGATTATGACATTGTAAAAGATGCAAAATTAATTATTCACTGTGGTGGTTGTACTTTAACAAGAAAAAGTATGATAAGAAGAATAAATATTGCTAATATGTATAATATACCAATAGTTAATTATGGAGTTATTATTTCTTATTTACACGGAGTTTTAGATAGAGCTTTAGATATATTTCCAGAATTAAAGAAGGTGTAA
- the hydE gene encoding [FeFe] hydrogenase H-cluster radical SAM maturase HydE produces the protein MKGIYISNLGGGIISKRFQRLEEKLLNLDVPVEIKDIIKYFIENKTLNYENILKILSFEDPELRESIYNVADIVNKELNTDIITLKGVIEFSNYCKKSCYYCGIRVQNNNVNRYRIPIDEMFEIAKHGVEMGLTTIILQSGEDDYYTDEDLEHLIYRIHHELKTAVSISIGERSKEAYKRFRDAGASKVLLKHETINRKVFEDVHPDKDYDLRMELLDYLVELGYITGSGNIIGLPGQTLEDIANDILYMKKHNIKMIGIGPFISTHNTPLENYKNGSAELTLNAYAATRLTIPYAQMPATTALGTIDRNFQFKALNCGCNVIMVNITPDKYRENYNIYDEKIKVDLVDTAKKIIDMGLRVPPYTMRKIYEMEA, from the coding sequence GTGAAAGGGATTTATATTTCTAATTTAGGTGGTGGTATTATTTCTAAAAGATTTCAAAGATTAGAAGAAAAATTATTAAATCTAGATGTTCCAGTAGAAATTAAAGATATTATTAAGTATTTTATTGAAAACAAAACATTAAACTATGAAAATATACTAAAAATATTATCTTTTGAAGATCCGGAATTAAGAGAAAGTATATATAACGTAGCAGATATAGTAAATAAAGAGTTAAATACAGATATTATTACATTAAAGGGAGTTATAGAATTTAGCAATTATTGCAAAAAAAGTTGTTATTATTGTGGAATTAGAGTTCAAAATAATAATGTAAATAGATATAGGATCCCAATAGATGAAATGTTTGAAATTGCAAAACATGGGGTAGAAATGGGATTAACCACGATTATTTTACAATCAGGAGAAGATGATTATTATACAGATGAAGATTTAGAACATTTGATATATAGAATACATCACGAATTAAAAACAGCAGTCTCAATATCTATAGGAGAAAGAAGTAAAGAAGCATATAAAAGATTTAGAGATGCAGGTGCTTCAAAGGTTTTATTAAAACATGAAACAATTAATAGAAAGGTATTTGAAGATGTACATCCTGATAAAGATTATGATTTGAGAATGGAATTGCTAGATTATTTAGTAGAATTAGGATATATTACAGGTTCAGGGAATATTATTGGGTTACCTGGACAAACATTAGAAGATATAGCAAATGATATTTTATACATGAAGAAACATAATATAAAAATGATAGGAATAGGTCCATTTATTTCAACGCATAATACACCATTAGAAAATTATAAAAATGGTTCTGCGGAATTAACATTAAATGCATATGCAGCAACTAGATTAACTATTCCATATGCTCAAATGCCAGCCACTACAGCACTTGGTACAATTGATAGAAATTTTCAATTTAAAGCATTAAATTGCGGATGTAATGTAATTATGGTTAATATTACACCAGATAAATATAGAGAAAATTATAATATATATGATGAAAAAATAAAAGTGGATTTAGTTGATACTGCAAAAAAAATTATTGATATGGGGTTAAGAGTTCCACCATATACAATGAGAAAAATATATGAAATGGAGGCGTAA
- the hydG gene encoding [FeFe] hydrogenase H-cluster radical SAM maturase HydG → MMNISYINKATENLKSFIPENEIFRLLEETKNPDPNRVREIIQKSLDKNRLDPIEMATLLNVEDKELLEEVFEGARELKRRIYGNRIVLFAPLYIGNECINNCLYCGFRVTNKTIERRSLNLEEVVEEVKALENKGHKRLIVVFGEHPMYDAKFMTETIKTIYNTKDGKGEIRRVNVNAAPQTVEDYKLFKEVGIGTFQIFQETYHTETYKKYHKSGPKSNYLWRLYGLDRAFEAGLDDVGIGALFGLYDWKFEAMGLLYHTIHLEERFNVGPHTISFPRIEPALDTPLAERPPYALSDEDFKKLVAILRLTVPYTGLILTAREPVEIRNEVLKFGVSQIDGGSSIGVGSYHESDDEKIKRSQFLLGDNRTLDQIIEELSEEGYLPSFCTGCYRLGRTGEHFMEFAIPGFVKRFCTPNAILTFLEYLEDYAPEKTREIGLKRIEDELKNIPDDNKFKKDLLEKMEKVRKGERDLYF, encoded by the coding sequence ATGATGAATATTAGTTATATTAATAAAGCAACAGAAAATTTAAAATCATTTATTCCAGAAAATGAAATATTTAGATTATTAGAAGAAACAAAAAATCCAGATCCTAATAGAGTAAGGGAAATAATTCAAAAATCTTTGGATAAAAATAGATTAGATCCTATTGAAATGGCAACATTATTGAATGTTGAAGATAAGGAATTATTAGAAGAAGTATTTGAAGGTGCAAGAGAATTGAAAAGAAGAATATATGGTAATAGAATAGTATTATTTGCGCCATTATATATAGGAAATGAATGTATAAATAATTGTTTATATTGTGGTTTTAGAGTTACAAATAAGACTATAGAAAGACGAAGCTTAAATCTTGAAGAAGTTGTTGAAGAAGTTAAAGCATTAGAAAATAAAGGTCACAAAAGATTAATAGTTGTTTTTGGAGAACATCCAATGTATGATGCAAAGTTTATGACAGAAACTATTAAAACTATATATAATACTAAAGATGGTAAAGGTGAAATAAGAAGAGTTAATGTTAATGCTGCTCCTCAAACTGTTGAAGATTATAAATTATTTAAAGAAGTTGGAATTGGAACATTCCAAATATTCCAAGAAACATATCATACTGAAACATATAAAAAATACCATAAAAGCGGACCTAAATCAAATTATCTTTGGAGATTATATGGATTAGATAGAGCGTTTGAAGCGGGATTAGATGATGTAGGAATTGGAGCGCTATTTGGATTATATGATTGGAAATTTGAGGCTATGGGACTATTGTATCATACTATACATTTAGAAGAAAGATTTAATGTAGGTCCTCATACAATATCATTCCCAAGAATTGAGCCAGCCTTAGATACACCTTTAGCAGAAAGACCACCTTATGCATTATCGGATGAAGATTTTAAAAAATTAGTAGCAATTTTAAGACTAACTGTTCCATATACGGGTTTAATTTTAACTGCTAGAGAACCTGTTGAAATAAGAAATGAAGTGTTAAAATTTGGTGTATCACAAATTGATGGTGGATCTTCAATTGGAGTTGGAAGTTATCATGAAAGTGATGATGAAAAAATTAAAAGAAGTCAATTTTTATTAGGAGATAATAGAACTTTGGATCAAATTATTGAAGAATTATCAGAAGAAGGTTATTTACCTTCATTCTGTACAGGATGTTATAGGCTTGGGAGAACAGGAGAACATTTTATGGAATTTGCAATTCCAGGCTTCGTAAAAAGATTCTGTACTCCTAATGCGATATTAACCTTTTTAGAATATCTAGAAGATTATGCTCCTGAAAAAACAAGAGAAATTGGTTTAAAAAGAATAGAAGATGAATTAAAAAATATACCTGATGATAATAAATTTAAAAAAGACTTATTAGAAAAAATGGAAAAGGTTAGAAAAGGTGAAAGGGATTTATATTTCTAA
- a CDS encoding TM1266 family iron-only hydrogenase system putative regulator translates to MENKISTVSIVVYNRELAYQKVSDILHNYGNKILLRVGYPMKDKGIAIIFLVVEMTTDELGALSGKLGQIESVKVKTNTLKI, encoded by the coding sequence ATGGAAAATAAAATAAGCACAGTATCTATTGTAGTGTATAATAGAGAGTTAGCTTATCAAAAAGTAAGTGATATTTTACACAATTATGGGAATAAAATTCTTTTAAGGGTAGGATATCCAATGAAGGATAAAGGTATAGCAATAATATTTTTAGTAGTAGAAATGACTACAGATGAATTAGGTGCATTGTCAGGGAAATTAGGACAAATAGAATCAGTAAAAGTAAAAACTAATACATTAAAAATTTGA